One window from the genome of Grus americana isolate bGruAme1 chromosome 2, bGruAme1.mat, whole genome shotgun sequence encodes:
- the LOC129203652 gene encoding probable 2-ketogluconate reductase, translating to MEGQELPYVLIDCIGGKHGVYEDHVEFLEKHFHLITMEEYLENQKSLSKKIRAIYMWYHKPVINEELLQSLPNLKIVASSGVGIDHLDLNLLSSYSVKVSNTPFVVSTDTADLGMALMLASSRRIVEGYQIAVSPDTEYFPADWLGAEVSGATLGIVGMGTIGYKVAKRAKAFEMKILYHNRNQRNKEEESAVGAIYCKKIEDLLQQSDFVLLSVNLTPQTHKLIGKRELELMKPTATLINISRGLVVDQDALVEALQTKVIKAAALDVTYPEPLPRHHPLLKLKNVVITPHIGSATKKTRRLMMENMMESIQAGLTGLPIPNEVLL from the exons ATGGAGGGCCAGGAACTGCCTTATGTGCTAATTGACTGTATAGGAGGGAAGCACGGAGTATATGAAGACCATGTTGAATTTctggagaaacattttcatctCATCACCATGGAAGAATATCTTGAAAACCAGAAATCTCTCAGCAAAAAGATCAGAGCTATTTATATGTGGTATCACAAACCAGTTATTAATGAAGAGCTGCTCCAGAGCCTGCCTAACTTGAAGATAGTTGCAAGCTCTGGAGTGGGAATAGACCACTTGGACCTGAACCTCCTCTCCAGCTACAGTGTGAAAGTGTCCAACACTCCATTTGTTGTTTCCACTGACACTGCAGACTTGGGAATGGCTTTGATGCTAGCATCTTCCAGGAGAATTGTGGAAG GCTATCAGATTGCTGTCTCCCCTGACACCGAGTATTTCCCCGCTGACTGGCTGGGTGCTGAGGTTTCTGGGGCGACCCTGGGGATTGTGGGAATGGGCACTATTGGCTACAAGGTGGCCAAGAGAGCCAAAGCCTTTGAAATGAAGATTTTGTACCACAACAGGAATCAGAG aaacaaggaagaagaaagtgcCGTTGGAGCTATTTACTGTAAGAAGATAGAAGATTTGCTCCAGCAATCAGATTTTGTGTTGCTGTCTGTGAACCTGACTCCACAGACACACAAACTGATTGGGAAGAGGGAGCTGGAGCTGATGAAACCCACAGCTACTCTCATTAATATCAGCAGAG GTCTGGTTGTGGATCAGGATGCTTTGGTGGAAGCCCTTCAAACCAAAGTTATTAAGGCAGCTGCTCTGGATGTGACATATCCTGAACCTTTGCCGAG gcaTCACCCTTTGTTAAAGCTGAAGAATGTTGTAATAACTCCTCACATTGGAAGTGCCACCAAGAAGACACGCCGCCTTATGATGGAAAACATGATGGAAAGCATACAAGCAGGTCTTACAGGTCTTCCTATCCCTAATGAAGTATTACTGTAA
- the RBFA gene encoding putative ribosome-binding factor A, mitochondrial produces MRVYELSPSSGPEARLCPRAAQLPSRAAHSRPPARRYRRGASGSGRRAARGSRDCRSRRRGEPRASMPGRAVLSWSVPGRCGSMWGARAATVPRWCRALRGSAALGGSRDLLKKMLRKNKKKFWYDSPTLGSKMMCKPTKLASLMKDDRTKTRKEDNIRCRILNSLIHKAVAEMMTTCEVNQELYDLKLEICKVSLASNFSACRVYWNPAATVEKESYIESVLRKSAPRIRYLLTSQQILGNVPPIVFVKDKEAAAVKEIEELLSNADFGPPEEAAASQNDSSKLFSSATQSSDSPMRSNLFGIDHELLNKQIMDYKRLKVSRDIESIAWTEEQEKQLSKLQKKMKKKKTRDPPDDDITPQKYLLDRYEADYWGDNTESVLDYELEDEFQEEVNELEADDGKTLSKPTDKLK; encoded by the exons ATGCGTGTGTATGAGCTCTCCCCCAGCTCGGGCCCTGAGGCTCGCCTGTGCCCGAGGGCAGCTCAGCTTCCCTCCCGGGCCGCCCACAGCCGCCCACCAGCCCGCCGTTACCGCCGCGGCGCTTCAGGCTCGGGCCGCCGCGCCGCGAGGGGGAGCCGGGACtgccggagccgccgccgcggggagcCCCGCGCTTCCATGCCAGGCCGTGCCGTGCTGTCCTGGTCCGTGCCGGGCCGCTGCGGCAGCATGTGGGGCGCCCGGGCGGCGACGGTGCCGCGGTGGTGCCGGGCGCTGCGCGGCTCCGCCGCCCTGGGCGGCTCCAGGGACCTGCTGAAGAAAATGCTCCGCAAAAACAA aaagaagttttggTATGACAGCCCTACCCTGGGATCTAAAATG atgtgtAAACCAACCAAGTTGGCCTCTCTAATGAAAGATGACCGGACAAAAACTAGGAAAGAAGATAACATACGCTGCAGAATCTTGAATAGTCTTATTCATAAAGCTGTGGCAGAGATGATGACTACCTGTGAAGTTAATCAAGAACTTTATGATCTCAAGCTGGAAATCTGCAAG GTGTCCCTGGCATCCAACTTTTCAGCATGTCGTGTGTACTGGAATCCTGCTGCTACTGTGGAGAAAGAAAGTTACATTGAAAGTGTACTGCGGAAGAGTGCTCCACGTATACG ATATCTTCTGACGAGTCAGCAGATTCTAGGAAATGTACCCCCAATAGTATTCGTAAAAGacaaagaagctgcagctgtAAAAGAG ATTGAGGAATTATTGTCAAATGCTGATTTTGGACCtccagaagaagcagcagcatctcaaAATGATTCTAG tAAACTGTTCTCTTCAGCAACTCAATCTTCAGATTCACCAATGCGGTCTAATCTTTTTGGTATTGATCATGAACTGCTGAATAAGCAGATAATGGACTACAAAAGACTGAAAGTGTCAAGAGATATAGAAAGCATTGCCTGGACAGaagagcaggagaagcagctttctaagcttcaaaagaaaatgaaaaagaaaaaaacaagggaTCCTCCTGATGATGACATTACACCACAGAAATACTTACTGGACAGATATGAAGCTGATTACTGGGGTGATAACACTGAATCGGTCTTGGATTATGAGCTGGAGGATGAATTCCAGGAAGAGGTAAACGAATTGGAGGCAGATGATGGCAAAACTCTAAGTAAGCCTACTGATAAACTGAAATGA